From Methanocella paludicola SANAE, a single genomic window includes:
- a CDS encoding CBS domain-containing protein, with translation MKQILTVDDIMIKNVKSIEIPGSRDEVLDLMQKERISAVPVVKEGTLLGIVTRIDLLKHPTEEQIALLMTRDPVTITPDAPLSEAARILLMTGLRRLPVVVKNKLVGIVTVADIVGAIGQMDITAPIKAYVKNGIVAVWEDTPVSVVSEIIRLSKHDALPVLNSKGELTGIITITDLINMSRIEDSVERSDMSSASDEDKWTWESMRDTMQLYYGVSRIKLPDVPVKSVMVKDVITAFHKTPVSDCAKKMRRNRIEQVPVITADNKLDGLLLDRDLLTVLVHQE, from the coding sequence ATCCCGGGCTCCCGGGACGAGGTGCTCGATCTCATGCAGAAGGAGCGTATCTCCGCAGTACCCGTCGTAAAGGAGGGGACTCTTCTCGGCATCGTCACCCGTATCGACCTGCTGAAGCATCCGACCGAAGAGCAGATCGCTCTCCTGATGACCCGGGACCCGGTGACCATCACCCCGGACGCGCCGCTCTCCGAGGCAGCCAGAATCCTGCTGATGACCGGATTAAGACGATTACCCGTGGTCGTGAAGAACAAGCTGGTCGGCATCGTGACCGTGGCCGACATCGTCGGGGCCATCGGCCAGATGGACATCACTGCGCCCATCAAGGCGTACGTCAAGAACGGCATCGTCGCGGTCTGGGAGGACACCCCCGTCAGCGTGGTGAGCGAAATAATCAGGCTTTCCAAGCACGACGCGCTGCCAGTGCTCAACAGCAAGGGCGAGCTCACCGGCATCATAACGATCACCGACCTCATCAACATGAGCCGCATCGAGGACTCCGTGGAGAGGTCCGACATGTCATCCGCCAGCGACGAGGACAAGTGGACCTGGGAGAGCATGCGGGACACCATGCAGCTCTACTACGGCGTGTCGCGCATCAAGCTGCCCGACGTCCCGGTGAAGAGCGTCATGGTCAAGGACGTCATCACCGCCTTCCACAAGACGCCCGTGTCCGACTGCGCCAAGAAGATGCGCCGGAACCGCATCGAGCAGGTGCCGGTCATTACGGCCGACAATAAGCTGGACGGGCTTTTACTGGACAGGGACCTGCTGACCGTGCTCGTGCACCAGGAATAA